The Actinomadura sp. WMMB 499 genome includes a window with the following:
- the rpsN gene encoding 30S ribosomal protein S14, protein MAKKSKIAANERRKEVVARHAARRAELKRLIRSPHTAEEIREEAVRELRRQPRDASATRVRNRDSIDGRPRGHLRKFGLSRVRFRELAHRGELPGITKSSW, encoded by the coding sequence ATGGCCAAGAAGAGCAAGATCGCCGCGAACGAGCGCCGCAAGGAGGTCGTGGCCCGGCACGCGGCCCGCCGCGCCGAGCTGAAGCGGCTGATCCGCAGCCCGCACACCGCCGAGGAGATCCGCGAGGAAGCCGTGCGCGAGCTGCGCCGCCAGCCGCGCGACGCCAGCGCGACGCGCGTCCGCAACCGCGATTCGATCGACGGCCGTCCGCGCGGGCACCTGCGCAAGTTCGGCCTGTCGCGGGTCCGGTTCCGCGAGCTGGCGCACCGCGGCGAACTGCCGGGCATCACCAAGTCGAGCTGGTAG
- a CDS encoding class I SAM-dependent methyltransferase — translation MLTDSAHRAGMAALGAAEPEGFPAAVRRLDLAVLHGIAAFLGEELEGKGPLAAAEIAAVLGAAPRHAWIVEHWLDALTGEGLAERSGAGRHDGFRRRRRSELIALRRDLDGARRALGYSERLTRYLLDSLRALPDLLADRASAQAMLFPEGDLGTAAAIYRDNPVNRYLNAAAVDAVCALPAKRRVLELGAGTGSLTADLLPILAGHTAEYLFTDLSPFFLEAARRRFGDVPFLRTALVDFGADFGADLAGRCGPEPFDLVVAVNAAHNAPHLGELLGRVRAVLAPGGAVLLIETCHEHHQSLLSMPFLLSAPPGEARTERRDRRAGTRRTYLTREEWTAELGAAGLPPVLELPRPDHPLAAFSQHLLIAAPDLRGRAR, via the coding sequence GTGCTGACCGACTCGGCCCACCGGGCGGGCATGGCCGCGCTCGGCGCCGCCGAGCCCGAAGGGTTCCCGGCGGCCGTGCGGCGGCTCGACCTGGCGGTCCTGCACGGCATCGCCGCGTTCCTCGGGGAGGAGCTGGAGGGGAAGGGCCCGCTGGCGGCGGCGGAGATCGCGGCCGTCCTGGGCGCCGCTCCCCGGCACGCGTGGATCGTGGAGCACTGGCTCGACGCCCTCACCGGCGAGGGCCTCGCCGAACGCTCCGGGGCCGGGCGCCACGACGGGTTCCGGCGCCGCCGCCGGTCCGAGCTGATCGCGCTGCGCCGCGACCTGGACGGGGCCCGCCGCGCGCTCGGCTACTCCGAGCGGCTCACCCGGTACCTGCTGGACTCGCTGCGCGCCCTGCCCGACCTGCTCGCCGACCGGGCGAGCGCGCAGGCGATGCTGTTCCCCGAGGGCGACCTCGGTACCGCCGCGGCGATCTACCGGGACAACCCCGTCAACCGCTACCTCAACGCCGCCGCCGTCGACGCCGTCTGCGCCCTGCCCGCCAAGCGCCGCGTCCTGGAGCTCGGGGCGGGCACCGGATCCCTCACGGCCGACCTCCTGCCCATCCTGGCGGGGCACACCGCCGAGTACCTCTTCACCGACCTGTCGCCGTTCTTCCTGGAGGCGGCGCGGCGGCGGTTCGGTGACGTCCCGTTCCTGCGCACGGCCCTCGTCGACTTCGGCGCCGACTTCGGCGCCGACCTCGCCGGGCGGTGCGGGCCCGAGCCGTTCGACCTGGTCGTCGCGGTGAACGCCGCGCACAACGCCCCGCACCTGGGGGAGCTGCTCGGACGGGTCCGCGCGGTGCTGGCACCCGGCGGCGCGGTGCTGCTCATCGAGACCTGCCACGAGCATCACCAGTCGCTGCTCTCGATGCCGTTCCTGCTGTCCGCCCCGCCCGGCGAGGCCCGCACCGAACGCCGGGACCGGCGGGCCGGGACCCGACGCACGTACCTCACCCGCGAGGAGTGGACGGCCGAACTCGGCGCCGCCGGGCTGCCGCCCGTCCTCGAACTGCCCCGCCCCGACCATCCGCTGGCGGCGTTCTCCCAGCACCTCCTGATCGCCGCACCCGACCTTCGAGGGAGAGCCCGTTGA
- the rpmF gene encoding 50S ribosomal protein L32, with product MAVPKRKKSRSNTRKRRSQWKASRPDLVPITVDGRRTLVPRNLVRAYQNGLRTDEA from the coding sequence GTGGCCGTCCCCAAGCGCAAGAAGTCCAGGAGCAACACGCGCAAGCGCCGCTCGCAGTGGAAGGCGTCCCGTCCCGACCTGGTGCCCATCACCGTGGACGGGCGCAGGACGCTCGTCCCGCGCAACCTCGTCCGCGCCTACCAGAACGGCCTGCGAACCGACGAGGCGTGA
- a CDS encoding FAD-dependent monooxygenase: MEEREHAVVVGAGIAGLTAAAALAGRFERVTVLERDALGEAPGFRPGVPQSRHLHSLMGAGQRALDGLLPGFTERLYEAGAVPLRTPYDHLWLSPAGWCHRFAPSHTVPSATRELVEHVVRTSVAGLDGVRFRDQTETVGFAGDAARVTGVRVRTRGGDRSGGVDEVPADLVVNASGRGSGGRGWLRALGLDEPEVERIDSRPGYSSRLYEMPAGFADEWRIISIQPGEGQPLRGGALVPVEGGRWLVSLYGYLDDHPPVDPEGFLEFAGSLRHPVLHDVVRDAVPAGPVHGFRHMANERYRYEDLPAWPDGLLLAGDALCAVNPVYAQGMSMAAMTAETLGRLLDGDAGCRATQKEIAAGNERAWQVATGADLAYLTDVGGEGARDAGEYMARLMALALVDADVNRTFFDVMMMLAEPDALASPELAARVARGPSRPPAGPAC, from the coding sequence GTGGAGGAACGGGAGCATGCCGTCGTCGTCGGGGCGGGGATCGCGGGGCTGACCGCGGCGGCGGCGCTGGCGGGCCGCTTCGAGCGGGTCACGGTGCTGGAACGCGACGCGCTCGGGGAGGCTCCGGGGTTCCGGCCGGGCGTGCCGCAGAGCCGTCACCTGCACTCACTGATGGGGGCCGGGCAGCGCGCCCTGGACGGGCTGCTGCCCGGCTTCACCGAGCGGCTGTACGAGGCGGGCGCCGTCCCGCTGCGGACGCCCTACGACCACCTGTGGCTGAGCCCGGCGGGCTGGTGCCACCGCTTCGCGCCCTCGCACACGGTGCCGTCGGCCACGCGGGAACTGGTCGAGCACGTCGTGCGGACCTCGGTGGCCGGGCTCGACGGCGTCCGGTTCCGCGACCAGACCGAGACCGTGGGGTTCGCCGGTGACGCGGCCCGCGTCACGGGCGTGCGGGTACGCACCCGGGGCGGTGACCGAAGCGGCGGGGTGGACGAGGTCCCCGCCGACCTGGTCGTGAACGCGTCCGGGCGCGGGTCCGGCGGCCGCGGGTGGCTGCGCGCGCTCGGCCTGGACGAACCGGAGGTCGAGCGGATCGACTCCCGTCCGGGCTACAGCAGCCGGCTGTACGAGATGCCCGCGGGCTTCGCCGACGAGTGGCGGATCATCTCGATCCAGCCGGGCGAGGGGCAGCCGCTGCGGGGCGGGGCGCTGGTCCCGGTCGAGGGCGGCCGGTGGCTGGTCTCGCTGTACGGGTACCTCGACGATCACCCGCCGGTTGATCCCGAGGGCTTCCTGGAGTTCGCGGGCAGCCTCCGGCATCCGGTGCTGCACGACGTCGTGCGGGACGCCGTCCCCGCCGGGCCCGTCCACGGGTTCCGGCACATGGCCAACGAGCGGTACCGGTACGAGGACCTGCCCGCCTGGCCGGACGGCCTGCTCCTGGCGGGCGACGCGCTGTGCGCGGTCAACCCGGTGTACGCGCAGGGCATGTCGATGGCCGCGATGACGGCCGAGACGCTGGGCCGCCTGCTGGACGGCGACGCGGGCTGCCGCGCGACGCAGAAGGAGATCGCGGCGGGGAACGAGCGGGCCTGGCAGGTCGCCACCGGCGCGGACCTCGCGTACCTCACGGACGTGGGGGGCGAGGGGGCCCGCGACGCGGGCGAGTACATGGCGCGGCTGATGGCGCTGGCGCTGGTGGACGCCGACGTCAACCGGACCTTCTTCGACGTGATGATGATGCTCGCCGAGCCGGACGCCCTGGCGTCGCCGGAGCTCGCGGCGCGGGTCGCGCGCGGCCCGTCCCGTCCGCCGGCCGGCCCGGCGTGCTGA
- a CDS encoding DoxX family protein, whose protein sequence is MNVLLWILQGILAAIFAMSALERTFRPIAGQATKYPWVRDFPPALVRFIGVLELLGAIGLIAPAATGIAPVLTPAAATGLAVLMALAAAMHLRRKEPSGLPVNTVLFVLAVLVAAGRFGPYGW, encoded by the coding sequence ATGAACGTGCTCCTGTGGATCCTGCAAGGGATCCTGGCGGCCATTTTCGCCATGTCCGCCCTCGAGAGAACCTTCCGTCCGATCGCCGGGCAGGCCACGAAATACCCGTGGGTGCGGGATTTCCCGCCCGCCCTGGTGCGGTTCATCGGCGTGCTGGAACTGCTCGGCGCGATCGGGCTGATCGCGCCTGCCGCCACGGGGATCGCCCCGGTCCTGACGCCGGCCGCCGCGACCGGACTGGCCGTCCTGATGGCATTGGCGGCGGCCATGCACCTGCGTCGCAAGGAACCGTCCGGCTTGCCGGTGAACACGGTCCTGTTCGTGCTCGCCGTGCTCGTCGCCGCGGGGCGATTCGGCCCCTACGGCTGGTGA
- the crtI gene encoding phytoene desaturase family protein encodes MTAAHGPVVVVGAGLAGLSAAIHLAARGREVVVVEADAGPGGCCGSARVGPYRFDTGPSVLTMPDVLAGTFGAAGEDIDRWLPLRRLDPFYRLAFPDGSRLDVVAGAREMADNVRDLCGPAEAARYLRFRARLGALFEAQWASFIDADMTRLRDMARPYALLRLAAAGGFRRLDHFVAGQLSDERLVRAHTFQSLYVGLAPHQALAVYAVVAHMDTVGGVYFPREGGMHAVPRALADVAEKAGARIRYGVRAERIETDAGGVRAVRLDTGERVAASHAVIACDRVRAQSDLLPGRADDWRLRRPRYSPSCLVMHVGLERRTPGRAHHTLHFGRAWRATFAALSAGRPQPDPSLLITYVEDGAPPGRATLSALEPAPNLASGADWELLAPRLRDRLLGRLADLGYGDLSGRPRLTFDPPAWARLGHSAGTPFALDHRFAQTAWLRPSGRSRRVPGLHFAGMYTAPGVGVPPALISGRLAAARILEGRR; translated from the coding sequence TTGACGGCCGCGCACGGCCCCGTCGTGGTGGTCGGCGCGGGCCTGGCCGGGCTGTCGGCCGCGATCCACCTCGCCGCCCGCGGCCGCGAGGTCGTGGTCGTCGAGGCGGACGCGGGGCCGGGAGGGTGCTGCGGGTCGGCGAGGGTCGGGCCCTACCGGTTCGACACCGGCCCGTCGGTCCTGACCATGCCGGACGTGCTGGCGGGCACGTTCGGCGCGGCCGGTGAGGACATCGACCGGTGGCTGCCGCTGCGGCGGCTGGACCCCTTCTACCGGCTGGCGTTCCCCGACGGCTCCCGGCTGGACGTCGTGGCGGGCGCGCGCGAGATGGCCGACAACGTCCGCGACCTGTGCGGGCCGGCCGAGGCCGCGCGGTACCTGCGGTTCCGGGCCCGGCTCGGGGCGCTGTTCGAGGCGCAGTGGGCGTCGTTCATCGACGCCGACATGACCCGGCTGCGCGACATGGCGCGCCCGTACGCGCTGCTGAGGCTCGCCGCGGCGGGCGGGTTCCGGCGCCTGGACCACTTCGTCGCCGGGCAGCTGAGCGACGAACGGCTCGTCCGGGCGCACACGTTCCAGTCGCTGTACGTCGGGCTCGCGCCGCACCAGGCGCTGGCCGTGTACGCGGTGGTGGCGCACATGGACACCGTCGGCGGCGTCTACTTCCCCCGCGAGGGCGGCATGCACGCGGTCCCGAGGGCGCTGGCGGACGTCGCGGAGAAGGCGGGCGCCCGCATCCGGTACGGCGTGCGCGCCGAGCGGATCGAGACGGACGCCGGCGGGGTGCGGGCGGTGCGGCTGGACACCGGCGAGCGGGTGGCCGCGAGCCACGCGGTGATCGCCTGCGACCGGGTGCGGGCCCAGTCGGACCTGCTGCCCGGACGCGCGGACGACTGGCGGCTGCGGCGCCCCCGCTACTCGCCGTCCTGCCTGGTCATGCACGTCGGGCTGGAGCGGCGGACGCCCGGCCGGGCGCATCACACGCTGCATTTCGGCCGGGCGTGGCGGGCGACGTTCGCCGCGCTGTCGGCCGGACGCCCGCAACCCGACCCCAGCCTGCTGATCACCTACGTCGAGGACGGCGCCCCGCCCGGCCGGGCGACGCTCAGCGCGCTCGAACCCGCACCGAACCTGGCGTCCGGCGCCGACTGGGAGCTGCTCGCCCCGCGGCTGCGGGACCGGCTGCTGGGCCGCCTCGCCGACCTGGGCTACGGCGATCTGTCCGGGCGGCCGCGGCTGACGTTCGATCCGCCGGCGTGGGCGCGGCTGGGGCATTCGGCGGGGACGCCGTTCGCGCTCGACCACCGGTTCGCGCAGACGGCCTGGCTGCGCCCGTCCGGCCGCAGCCGCCGCGTCCCCGGCCTGCACTTCGCCGGCATGTACACCGCCCCGGGCGTCGGGGTGCCACCCGCGCTGATCTCCGGCCGGCTCGCCGCCGCCCGGATCCTGGAGGGCCGCCGATGA
- a CDS encoding phytoene/squalene synthase family protein: protein MTRPITLTASYEHCRRVNARHGRSFYLATLLLPEWKRRHVHALYGFARHVDDVVDATGPGSRAGRAAALDGVTARLEASMAGEPVRDPVLPAFVHTVRSFGIEHGDIEAFMSSMRADLTVTRYDTYRDLLAYMEGSAAAIGLMMLPVLETVPGAARTAREPAAELGRAFQLTNFLRDVAEDLARDRIYLPLEDMRKFGVREAELERGGAGPGMRELVAFEAERARLHYRRAREGIEMLVPSSRPCIRAAAALYGGILDEIAAVGHDVLGGRARVPRRRRAAIYVRHLVAASAAARAERRPPPAGSRHGRAR from the coding sequence ATGACCCGTCCGATCACGCTGACGGCCAGCTACGAGCACTGCCGGCGCGTCAACGCCCGGCACGGCCGCTCGTTCTACCTGGCGACGCTGCTGCTGCCCGAGTGGAAGCGCAGGCACGTGCACGCGCTGTACGGGTTCGCCCGCCACGTCGACGACGTCGTCGACGCCACCGGGCCCGGCTCCCGCGCGGGGCGGGCGGCGGCGCTCGACGGCGTGACGGCGCGGCTGGAGGCGAGCATGGCCGGGGAACCGGTCCGGGACCCGGTGCTGCCCGCGTTCGTGCACACGGTGCGGTCGTTCGGCATCGAGCACGGCGACATCGAGGCGTTCATGTCCTCGATGCGGGCCGACCTGACCGTCACCCGCTACGACACCTACCGGGACCTGCTGGCCTACATGGAGGGGTCGGCCGCCGCGATCGGGCTGATGATGCTGCCGGTGCTGGAGACCGTGCCGGGCGCGGCCCGGACGGCGCGCGAGCCCGCCGCGGAACTCGGGCGGGCGTTCCAGCTCACCAACTTCCTGCGGGACGTGGCCGAGGACCTGGCCCGCGACCGCATCTACCTGCCGCTGGAGGACATGCGGAAGTTCGGGGTGCGCGAGGCCGAACTGGAGCGCGGCGGCGCCGGCCCCGGGATGCGCGAGCTGGTGGCCTTCGAGGCGGAGCGCGCCCGCCTCCACTACCGGCGCGCGCGGGAGGGCATCGAGATGCTGGTGCCGTCCTCGCGCCCCTGCATCCGGGCGGCGGCCGCGCTGTACGGCGGCATCCTGGACGAGATCGCCGCGGTCGGCCACGACGTGCTGGGGGGACGGGCGCGGGTGCCGCGGCGCCGCCGGGCCGCGATCTACGTGCGGCACCTGGTGGCCGCGTCCGCCGCCGCCCGCGCCGAGCGGCGGCCGCCTCCGGCGGGGAGCCGGCATGGCCGCGCCCGGTGA
- the rpmB gene encoding 50S ribosomal protein L28: MSRRCQLTGAEPVFGKRVSHSHRRTSRRFDPNIQTKRYWLPGENRHVRLRLSARAIKTIDKIGIEAAVARIRARGEKV; the protein is encoded by the coding sequence ATGTCCCGTCGCTGTCAGCTGACCGGCGCCGAGCCGGTGTTCGGCAAGCGGGTGTCGCACTCGCACCGGCGCACCTCACGGCGGTTCGACCCCAACATCCAGACGAAGCGGTACTGGCTGCCCGGCGAGAACCGGCACGTGCGGCTGCGGCTGTCGGCCCGTGCGATCAAGACGATCGACAAGATCGGCATCGAGGCGGCCGTCGCCCGCATCCGGGCCCGAGGGGAGAAGGTCTGA